In the genome of Phlebotomus papatasi isolate M1 chromosome 2, Ppap_2.1, whole genome shotgun sequence, one region contains:
- the LOC129803256 gene encoding chymotrypsin-2-like, with protein MIREVCLIALLCVAGVFSRTLESPETDPAWAANWEGFIVGGQNAVAGQFPHVVSLRSTANSHFCGAFIVNNRWVVSAAHCTISRNPGNTWIVVGALQLSSGGTNVGTSRIENHPDYSGITLANDVCALQTQNTITFSNTVQPLSMGSTHIGGGAQATAAGWGRIGHNLPLANTLQWLNVQTITNEDCRNRHSAINALRVHDNTICTFTRQGEGMCNGDSGSALFIGNSAIGIVSWGIPCAQGFPDNFARVSSHRNWLIGHTG; from the exons ATGATCCGTGAAGTTTGTCTCATTGCTCTCCTCTGTGTTGCTGGAGTCTTCTCCAGGA CTCTTGAGTCCCCCGAGACAGACCCCGCCTGGGCAGCCAATTGGGAAGGCTTCATTGTTGGTGGTCAGAACGCTGTAGCTGGACAGTTTCCCCATGTGGTTTCCCTAAGATCCACTGCCAACAGCCACTTCTGCGGTGCTTTCATCGTGAACAACAGATGGGTTGTTTCAGCTGCTCACTGCACCATCAGTCGCAACCCTGGCAACACTTGGATCGTCGTTGGTGCTCTTCAGCTCAGTTCTGGTGGAACTAATGTCGGAACTTCCCGTATTGAAAACCACCCTGACTATTCTGGAATAACTTTAGCCAATGATGTCTGTGCCCTTCAGACACAGAACACGATCACCTTCTCCAATACTGTACAACCTCTTAGTATGGGATCCACGCACATTGGTGGAGGAGCCCAAGCTACCGCTGCCGGTTGGGGACGCATTGGACACAATCTGCCCCTTGCTAACACCCTTCAGTGGCTCAATGTCCAGACCATTACCAACGAAGATTGTCGCAACCGTCATAGCGCTATCAATGCTCTCCGTGTCCATGACAACACCATCTGTACCTTCACACGCCAAGGTGAGGGTATGTGCAACGGAGACTCTGGATCTGCTCTCTTCATTGGAAACAGCGCCATTGGTATCGTTTCCTGGGGTATTCCATGTGCTCAGGGCTTCCCTGATAACTTCGCTCGTGTGTCTTCTCACCGCAACTGGCTTATCGGCCATACCGGATAA